In one window of Candidatus Krumholzibacteriia bacterium DNA:
- the atpC gene encoding ATP synthase F1 subunit epsilon, with product MPRKTYQLSIVTPERTVYDAEVNSTTLPAEGGYLGVWADHAPMVAAVRPGMVTMYEGTSEQETAHYAVGAGFAEVSGGKMVLIVDTCELEDDIDAHRAERALERAKELLKQALRGDEAVDLEAAQQMKERAEARIKVAYLRGK from the coding sequence GTGCCGCGCAAGACCTACCAGCTGAGCATCGTCACGCCCGAGCGGACGGTCTACGACGCCGAGGTCAACAGCACGACCCTTCCGGCCGAGGGCGGATACCTCGGCGTGTGGGCCGACCACGCGCCGATGGTCGCCGCCGTGCGGCCGGGGATGGTCACGATGTACGAGGGCACCAGCGAGCAGGAGACCGCCCACTACGCGGTGGGCGCCGGCTTCGCCGAGGTCAGCGGCGGGAAGATGGTCCTGATCGTCGACACCTGTGAGCTCGAGGACGACATCGATGCCCATCGCGCCGAGAGGGCGCTGGAGCGGGCGAAGGAACTCCTGAAGCAGGCCCTGCGGGGCGACGAGGCCGTCGACCTCGAGGCGGCCCAGCAGATGAAGGAGCGGGCCGAGGCCCGGATCAAGGTGGCCTACCTGCGCGGCAAGTAG
- a CDS encoding F0F1 ATP synthase subunit beta (Produces ATP from ADP in the presence of a proton gradient across the membrane. The beta chain is a regulatory subunit): protein RFTQAGSEVSALLGRMPSAVGYQPTLATEMGELQERITSTNKGSITSVQAIYVPADDLTDPAPATTFAHLDATTVLSRQIAELGIYPAVDPLASTSRILDPKIVGAEHYKVARDTQEILQKYKELQDIIAILGMDELSEDDKLTVQRARKIQRFLSQPFKVAEQFTGIPGTYVKLEDTIRGFKGLVDGEYDHIPEQAFYMKGTIEEVVADHEKQEAGAPA from the coding sequence TCCGCTTCACGCAGGCGGGCTCGGAGGTGTCGGCCCTGCTCGGACGCATGCCGAGTGCCGTGGGGTACCAGCCGACGCTGGCCACCGAGATGGGCGAGTTGCAGGAACGCATCACGTCCACGAACAAGGGATCGATCACCTCGGTGCAGGCGATCTACGTGCCGGCCGACGATCTCACGGACCCGGCCCCGGCCACCACCTTCGCGCACCTCGACGCCACGACCGTTCTCAGCCGCCAGATCGCCGAGCTTGGCATCTACCCGGCCGTGGATCCCCTGGCCTCGACGAGCCGGATCCTCGACCCGAAGATCGTGGGTGCCGAGCACTACAAGGTCGCGCGCGACACCCAGGAGATCCTGCAGAAGTACAAGGAACTCCAGGACATCATCGCGATCCTCGGCATGGACGAACTCAGCGAGGACGACAAGCTGACCGTGCAGCGCGCGCGCAAGATCCAGCGCTTCCTCAGCCAGCCATTCAAGGTGGCCGAACAGTTCACCGGGATCCCGGGCACCTACGTGAAGCTCGAGGACACGATCCGCGGCTTCAAGGGCCTGGTCGACGGTGAGTACGACCACATCCCCGAGCAGGCCTTCTACATGAAGGGCACGATCGAGGAAGTCGTCGCCGACCACGAGAAGCAGGAAGCCGGCGCTCCGGCCTAG
- a CDS encoding YbaN family protein → MPARHDFTNEVRPHRHRAVRWILIGIGLVCSGLGIAGVVLPLLPGMPFLLIAAACFARANDRFYDWLLNHPVVGPPLNAWRNHRRIPKRVKPRAIAAVLLAFGLSSWLALGDPLLRALWMGLGLLVALLIAGLPSYDASLAGSRDGPSSRKGDTATENAH, encoded by the coding sequence ATGCCCGCACGCCACGACTTCACGAACGAGGTCCGACCGCACCGCCACCGGGCGGTCCGCTGGATCCTGATCGGCATCGGGCTGGTCTGCTCGGGTCTCGGGATCGCGGGGGTCGTGCTGCCGCTGTTGCCCGGGATGCCCTTCCTGTTGATCGCCGCTGCGTGCTTCGCCCGGGCGAACGATCGCTTCTACGACTGGTTGCTGAACCACCCGGTCGTGGGCCCGCCGCTGAACGCCTGGCGGAATCACCGGCGGATTCCGAAGCGTGTGAAGCCCCGGGCAATCGCGGCGGTGCTGCTGGCCTTCGGCCTGTCGTCGTGGTTGGCGCTGGGAGATCCACTGCTGCGGGCCCTCTGGATGGGCCTCGGCCTGCTCGTGGCCCTGCTGATCGCCGGGCTCCCGAGCTACGACGCGTCGCTGGCCGGCTCGCGCGACGGCCCGTCGTCCCGCAAGGGTGACACCGCGACCGAGAACGCGCACTGA
- the arfB gene encoding alternative ribosome rescue aminoacyl-tRNA hydrolase ArfB: MIRIDDRLAIDDDELQFHATTAQGPGGQHVNRSNTRVVVLWNVKASPSLDEAQRSRILDRLSNRISREGWLRVAAQTHRSQSRNRDAAVRRLADLVAGALRVDPPRKATKPSRAARRRRVDEKKRRGDVKRTRRKPTRED, encoded by the coding sequence ATGATCCGCATCGACGACCGGCTCGCGATCGACGACGACGAGCTCCAGTTCCACGCGACCACCGCCCAGGGCCCGGGCGGCCAGCACGTGAACCGCTCGAACACGCGGGTGGTGGTCCTGTGGAACGTGAAGGCCTCGCCCTCGCTGGACGAGGCACAACGCAGTCGGATCCTCGATCGTCTGTCGAACCGGATCAGCCGGGAGGGGTGGCTGCGCGTCGCCGCGCAGACTCATCGCAGCCAGAGCCGCAACCGCGACGCGGCGGTTCGGCGGCTGGCCGACCTGGTGGCGGGAGCCCTGCGGGTCGACCCCCCGAGGAAGGCCACGAAGCCGTCGCGGGCCGCCAGACGCCGGCGGGTGGACGAAAAGAAGCGCCGGGGCGACGTCAAACGCACCCGGCGCAAGCCGACCCGTGAGGACTGA